In one Mesorhizobium australicum genomic region, the following are encoded:
- a CDS encoding HpcH/HpaI aldolase family protein, which translates to MSDHRPPFAMFRDRLLARTRLLGTFLKLPTTQVIEIIGPIGYDFVIIDQEHAALDRAITDLMIFAARAANIAPVVRIPEFTESHVLSALDSGAMGIMVPHVASVEKAQAIARSARYKGGSRGFAGLTRASNWGSVGATGHMAAQDAQVAVIAMIEDQHAIDSAGDIARVDGIDALFVGRGDLTASFGEDPDAGAKVADISRRVAAAARDADVPLMMLPTGRSDFEFATGLGASALAFSSDHGFIRSAAAAVIKDYAG; encoded by the coding sequence ATGTCAGATCACCGTCCCCCATTCGCTATGTTCAGAGACAGGCTGCTGGCCCGAACGCGGCTCCTCGGCACGTTCCTGAAGCTGCCGACCACGCAGGTGATCGAGATAATCGGGCCCATCGGCTACGACTTTGTCATTATCGACCAGGAGCATGCTGCGCTCGACCGCGCCATCACCGACCTGATGATCTTCGCCGCGCGCGCGGCCAACATCGCGCCGGTCGTGAGGATCCCGGAATTCACCGAGTCGCATGTGCTAAGCGCGCTCGACTCCGGCGCCATGGGCATCATGGTTCCGCACGTCGCCTCCGTGGAGAAGGCGCAGGCCATCGCGCGGAGCGCGCGCTACAAGGGCGGCAGCCGCGGATTTGCCGGGCTGACCCGCGCGAGCAACTGGGGCAGCGTCGGCGCGACCGGCCACATGGCTGCGCAGGACGCACAGGTGGCTGTGATCGCGATGATCGAGGACCAGCACGCCATCGACTCGGCCGGTGACATCGCGCGGGTCGACGGCATCGATGCGCTCTTCGTAGGGCGGGGCGACCTCACCGCATCGTTCGGCGAGGATCCCGACGCCGGGGCGAAGGTGGCGGACATCAGCCGGCGGGTCGCCGCCGCCGCGCGCGACGCCGACGTGCCGCTGATGATGTTGCCGACGGGGCGGTCCGATTTCGAGTTCGCGACCGGTCTGGGCGCATCGGCTCTGGCCTTTTCGAGCGATCACGGCTTTATCCGTTCGGCGGCCGCGGCCGTCATCAAGGACTATGCCGGCTGA
- a CDS encoding molybdopterin cofactor-binding domain-containing protein — translation MATSQSLRDNPRLDRWLRFEPDRTIRVATGKVELGQGILTALAQIAAEELDLRLDQVRVMSGNSLEGPGEGYTASSWSVEHSGGAIRAVSAEVRALALTRAALRLNAAPEELSVLAGEFVRGGLATGLDYWDVAPEIDLSAEATDAVAPKPVAEHRIVGRAIPRLDLPAKLTGTGFIQDIVMPGMLHARPVRQPRRGARLRALDDEAVRRAAGDEVMIVRRADFVAIAGEDETAVRKAAAKAADIAVWETRRELRAEQASPAWLAAQPSHDRRIGDPAAAGDAHRVSMRFSRPFLSHGSIAPSCALALWQDARLTVWSHAQGMHPLRANIAATLGLSIDKVACHHVQGAGCYGHNGADDAALDAALAAMELPGRPIRLCWTRADEFSYEPLSSAMEVEVHATVGEDGRPVGWTTEIWSAAHGQRPGVGGAYLLAAEALETPPPERKPFDIPEERGGGATRNGIPLYDIATKGIDFHLIHDVPVRTSSLRGLGATLNVFAIEALVDELAARAGADPLAYRLSLLSDPRARAVLERAAALARWSERGPGGTGRGLGLGLARYKNSSAYAAVVAAVEVDEAVRVTDVWCAVDAGLVINPDGVANQVEGNIVQAVSWALIEEMRFDASGPAGVDWKSYPVIRFNDIPEIHVELVEASAHDPLGVGECAGGPAAAAIGNAVAHALGVRIRDMPMTRDRVVAALMDT, via the coding sequence ATGGCTACTAGCCAGAGCCTGCGGGACAATCCCCGCCTCGACCGCTGGCTGCGCTTCGAGCCCGACCGGACGATACGCGTCGCGACCGGCAAGGTGGAACTCGGACAAGGCATCCTCACCGCGCTGGCGCAGATCGCCGCTGAGGAGCTGGACCTGCGCCTGGACCAGGTACGGGTCATGTCCGGCAACAGCCTCGAAGGTCCGGGAGAGGGCTACACCGCGTCGAGCTGGTCGGTGGAGCATTCCGGCGGCGCGATCCGGGCTGTGTCCGCCGAGGTCCGCGCGCTCGCGCTCACCCGCGCCGCGCTCCGGCTCAATGCCGCGCCGGAAGAGTTGTCGGTGCTGGCCGGAGAGTTCGTCCGGGGTGGCCTTGCTACCGGGCTCGACTATTGGGACGTCGCACCGGAAATCGACCTGTCGGCGGAGGCGACCGATGCCGTCGCGCCGAAGCCCGTCGCGGAGCATCGCATTGTCGGGCGGGCCATCCCGCGTCTCGACCTGCCGGCGAAGCTTACCGGCACCGGCTTCATCCAGGACATTGTCATGCCCGGCATGCTCCACGCGCGCCCGGTGCGCCAGCCTCGACGCGGCGCCCGGCTGCGCGCGCTCGACGACGAGGCCGTGCGGCGGGCGGCAGGCGACGAGGTGATGATCGTGCGGCGGGCGGATTTCGTCGCCATTGCCGGGGAGGACGAAACTGCCGTGCGCAAGGCGGCAGCCAAGGCGGCCGACATCGCGGTGTGGGAGACCCGTCGTGAGCTCCGTGCCGAACAGGCGAGCCCGGCCTGGCTCGCCGCGCAGCCGTCGCATGACCGCCGCATCGGCGATCCCGCGGCAGCCGGCGACGCGCACCGCGTTTCGATGCGCTTCTCGCGGCCTTTCCTCTCACATGGCTCGATCGCGCCCTCCTGCGCCCTTGCGCTGTGGCAGGACGCGCGCCTGACCGTCTGGTCGCATGCGCAGGGCATGCATCCGTTGCGCGCCAACATCGCGGCAACCCTCGGCCTGTCGATCGACAAGGTCGCCTGCCACCATGTGCAGGGCGCCGGCTGCTATGGTCACAACGGCGCCGACGATGCCGCCCTCGACGCCGCGCTGGCGGCAATGGAATTACCTGGCCGACCGATCCGTCTCTGCTGGACCCGTGCCGACGAATTCTCCTACGAGCCGCTCTCTTCCGCGATGGAAGTTGAAGTGCATGCGACGGTCGGCGAGGATGGCCGTCCGGTCGGCTGGACAACCGAGATCTGGAGCGCGGCGCACGGCCAGCGGCCCGGCGTCGGCGGCGCCTATCTCCTGGCCGCCGAGGCGCTGGAGACGCCACCGCCCGAGCGAAAGCCTTTCGACATCCCCGAGGAGCGCGGCGGTGGGGCAACGCGCAACGGCATTCCACTCTACGATATCGCGACGAAGGGCATCGACTTCCACCTCATCCACGACGTTCCGGTCCGCACCTCGTCGCTTCGCGGGCTGGGGGCGACGCTGAACGTCTTCGCCATCGAGGCCCTCGTCGACGAACTGGCCGCACGCGCCGGTGCCGATCCGCTCGCCTATCGCCTGTCGCTGCTGAGCGATCCGCGTGCACGGGCAGTGCTAGAACGCGCCGCCGCCCTCGCGCGATGGTCGGAGCGCGGCCCGGGCGGAACCGGACGCGGCCTCGGGCTCGGACTTGCCCGCTACAAGAATAGCTCTGCCTATGCGGCGGTGGTCGCAGCCGTCGAGGTGGACGAGGCTGTCCGCGTCACCGATGTCTGGTGTGCGGTCGACGCCGGCCTGGTCATCAATCCCGACGGGGTCGCCAACCAGGTCGAAGGCAACATCGTGCAGGCGGTCAGCTGGGCGCTGATCGAAGAGATGCGGTTCGACGCGAGTGGACCAGCCGGTGTCGACTGGAAGAGCTATCCGGTCATCCGCTTCAACGACATCCCAGAGATCCATGTCGAACTGGTCGAGGCGTCTGCTCACGACCCGCTCGGCGTCGGCGAATGCGCGGGCGGTCCGGCGGCGGCTGCTATCGGCAATGCCGTCGCCCACGCGCTCGGCGTGCGGATCCGTGACATGCCGATGACGCGGGACCGCGTCGTCGCGGCTCTGATGGACACATGA
- a CDS encoding nuclear transport factor 2 family protein — MQQDAGTRLQSFLDREELFDLVRRERFARDQRRFDVMAECFHPDAYIRTSWYDGRGGQAYVEATRSFMGKAGNGKHWVFPAYAEFASDRATVESPAMIFNRVTLGGVEADFHVFCRFFSRALRVDGTWKLMSFEVLFERDVLKPVNPSEALPIDWGLVATLRPSYKFLAYVQQTRGVRVNPDLLGDDRPEELAAFHARERQWLAEGA; from the coding sequence GTGCAACAGGATGCCGGGACGCGACTGCAGAGCTTTCTCGACCGTGAGGAACTCTTCGACCTCGTGCGTCGCGAGCGCTTCGCCCGTGACCAGCGCCGCTTCGACGTGATGGCCGAGTGCTTCCATCCGGACGCCTATATCCGCACGAGCTGGTACGACGGACGCGGCGGTCAGGCCTATGTCGAGGCGACGCGCAGCTTCATGGGCAAGGCAGGCAACGGCAAGCACTGGGTGTTTCCGGCCTATGCCGAGTTTGCCAGCGATCGGGCCACCGTTGAGAGCCCTGCGATGATCTTCAACCGCGTCACCTTGGGCGGGGTGGAGGCCGACTTCCACGTCTTCTGCCGCTTCTTCTCGCGCGCCCTGCGCGTCGACGGCACGTGGAAGCTCATGAGCTTCGAGGTCCTGTTCGAGCGCGACGTCCTCAAGCCGGTCAATCCGTCAGAGGCCCTTCCGATCGACTGGGGTCTGGTTGCTACCCTGCGGCCGTCCTACAAGTTTCTCGCCTATGTCCAGCAGACGCGCGGCGTGAGGGTGAATCCGGACCTGCTCGGCGACGATAGGCCGGAGGAACTGGCGGCGTTCCATGCTCGCGAGCGGCAATGGCTCGCGGAGGGCGCCTAA
- a CDS encoding tripartite tricarboxylate transporter permease, producing the protein MDIFNGLMLGFSTATTLSNFSYCFFGVFLGTAVGVLPGLGPIATISMLLPFTFGLPVDTALIMLAGIFYGSQYGGSTTAILMNLPGEASSVVTTLDGHEMAKQGKAGRALAAAAIGSFFAGTVGTLFIVVAAPLLAGLALTFGPAEYFSLIVLGLVTSMVLTSGSLLTAFGMALLGMMFGMIGTDINSGFSRFTFGSPNLLDGLDFVVIATGVFGLGDVIANLQNEHSRIAGVAPVSRLFPTREDWKRMTAPILRGTGVGVALGILPGAGVLLASFSAYALEKKISRWPEEFGKGAIEGVAAPEAANNAAAQTCFIPMLTLGLPGTATMALMIGALVVQGVQPGPEMLTQQPALFWGLVVSMWIGNLLLLLLNLPLVGMWAKLISVPYRFLFPLICVFTAIGVYSINNNVFDVYLMALFGVLGFFFRKVGAEPAPLILALILGPMAEEYLRRTLLISHGDATVFFTSPISLVILVVTALLLLSILSPHFRKVREEGLQEAD; encoded by the coding sequence ATGGACATTTTCAACGGGCTGATGCTGGGGTTCTCGACGGCGACGACGCTGTCGAACTTCTCCTACTGCTTCTTCGGCGTCTTCCTCGGCACGGCGGTGGGTGTGCTGCCTGGACTGGGGCCGATCGCGACGATCTCGATGCTGCTGCCCTTCACCTTCGGCCTGCCGGTCGACACCGCGTTGATCATGCTCGCCGGCATCTTCTACGGCTCGCAGTATGGCGGCTCCACGACCGCGATCCTGATGAACCTGCCGGGTGAGGCCTCCTCGGTGGTCACCACGCTCGACGGCCACGAAATGGCCAAGCAGGGCAAGGCCGGGCGCGCGCTGGCCGCGGCGGCCATCGGCAGTTTCTTCGCCGGTACGGTCGGCACTCTTTTCATCGTCGTCGCCGCGCCCTTGCTGGCAGGCCTCGCGCTGACCTTTGGTCCGGCCGAGTACTTCTCGCTGATCGTGCTCGGCCTCGTCACGTCCATGGTGCTTACCAGCGGGTCGCTGCTGACCGCCTTCGGCATGGCCCTGCTCGGCATGATGTTCGGCATGATTGGCACCGACATCAATTCGGGCTTCTCGCGCTTCACGTTCGGATCGCCCAACCTGCTCGACGGGCTCGATTTCGTGGTCATCGCGACGGGCGTGTTCGGCCTGGGCGACGTGATCGCCAACCTGCAGAACGAACATTCCCGCATTGCCGGCGTGGCCCCCGTGAGCCGGCTGTTCCCGACCCGCGAGGACTGGAAGCGGATGACCGCGCCGATCCTGCGCGGCACCGGCGTCGGCGTCGCGCTCGGCATCCTGCCGGGCGCGGGCGTCCTGCTCGCGTCGTTCTCGGCCTATGCGCTGGAGAAGAAGATCTCGCGCTGGCCCGAGGAGTTCGGCAAGGGCGCGATCGAGGGCGTGGCCGCGCCGGAGGCCGCCAACAACGCCGCGGCGCAGACCTGCTTCATCCCCATGCTGACGCTCGGCCTGCCTGGCACGGCGACCATGGCGCTGATGATCGGCGCACTCGTCGTCCAGGGCGTTCAGCCGGGGCCGGAGATGCTGACGCAACAGCCGGCACTGTTCTGGGGCCTCGTCGTCTCGATGTGGATCGGCAACCTCTTGCTGCTCCTGCTCAACCTGCCGCTGGTCGGCATGTGGGCGAAGCTGATCTCGGTGCCCTACCGCTTCCTGTTCCCGCTGATCTGCGTGTTCACGGCGATCGGCGTCTACTCGATCAACAACAATGTCTTCGACGTCTACCTGATGGCGCTGTTCGGGGTGCTCGGCTTCTTCTTCCGCAAGGTCGGCGCGGAGCCTGCACCGCTCATCCTGGCGCTGATCCTCGGACCGATGGCGGAGGAATACCTGCGCCGAACGCTCCTCATCTCGCATGGTGACGCGACGGTGTTCTTTACCAGTCCGATTAGTCTCGTCATTCTGGTCGTCACCGCGCTGCTTTTGCTGTCGATCCTCTCTCCTCACTTCCGCAAGGTGCGCGAGGAGGGGCTGCAGGAAGCGGATTAA
- a CDS encoding (2Fe-2S)-binding protein: MNEHLTLTVNGRDHVVEAPVTTPLLDVLRNHLGLTGARYGCGLEQCGACMVLVDGDTAYSCSREAGTLEGRFIVTVEGLATDGALHPLQQAFLDEQAGQCGYCLSGMLIAAKALLDRNPSPSRAEIVAALDPNLCRCGAHPRILRAVSRAAGMLRGEVCNGY, from the coding sequence ATGAACGAACATCTGACCCTGACCGTCAATGGCCGTGACCACGTGGTCGAGGCGCCCGTAACGACCCCGTTGCTCGACGTTCTGCGCAATCACCTCGGGTTGACTGGCGCCCGCTATGGCTGCGGCCTCGAGCAGTGCGGCGCATGCATGGTGCTGGTCGACGGCGATACCGCCTATTCATGCAGCCGTGAGGCCGGCACCCTTGAAGGGCGCTTCATCGTTACGGTCGAGGGACTGGCCACGGACGGAGCCCTTCACCCGTTGCAACAAGCCTTCCTCGACGAGCAGGCCGGCCAGTGCGGCTATTGTCTGTCGGGCATGCTGATCGCGGCCAAGGCGCTGCTCGACCGCAACCCGTCGCCCAGTCGCGCCGAAATCGTCGCGGCGCTCGATCCCAACCTCTGCCGCTGCGGTGCGCATCCTCGCATCCTGCGCGCGGTGTCTCGAGCGGCAGGCATGCTGCGCGGGGAGGTCTGCAATGGCTACTAG
- a CDS encoding Bug family tripartite tricarboxylate transporter substrate binding protein: MINRRELIALGGGALVVGATGIGRAAEWPSKQVTLISAYPPGGTSDVVARLVADVLTSKLGQQFVVENVAGAAGALAGSKLARSAPDGYTIMVSGSAPIAANKVVQKNLAYDPQVDFTPITIVAESPALLSASANAPAKTLQEIIAYAKANPGQVNIGNPGAGTKGHICAALIGQIAGVEINHIPYKGSSPLAADILGGHIHFSLDAPTNYLQHIKDGKIAGVAVTSAKRLGEIPDVKTVAEQGLDGYDQTLWFGAVGPKGMPKDIVDTIYITIKEWEATPEAQQKLTAIGVSAVANTPDEMADAITREIDAIRPLVEAGLVQPS, translated from the coding sequence ATGATCAATCGTCGTGAACTTATCGCACTGGGAGGGGGAGCTCTCGTCGTGGGCGCAACCGGCATCGGCCGCGCCGCCGAGTGGCCGTCCAAGCAGGTCACACTTATTTCGGCCTATCCGCCCGGCGGCACGAGCGACGTCGTCGCCCGTCTCGTCGCCGATGTTCTGACGTCTAAGCTCGGCCAGCAGTTCGTCGTTGAGAATGTGGCCGGCGCTGCCGGTGCGCTTGCGGGGAGCAAGCTCGCCCGCTCGGCGCCCGACGGCTACACGATCATGGTGTCCGGCAGCGCCCCGATCGCCGCCAACAAGGTGGTGCAGAAGAACCTGGCTTACGATCCGCAGGTGGATTTCACACCGATCACGATCGTTGCCGAGAGTCCGGCTCTGCTCAGCGCCAGCGCCAACGCGCCGGCGAAGACCCTCCAGGAGATTATCGCCTACGCCAAGGCCAATCCCGGGCAAGTTAATATCGGCAACCCGGGCGCGGGCACGAAGGGACATATCTGCGCTGCCCTGATCGGTCAGATCGCCGGTGTGGAGATCAATCACATCCCCTACAAGGGGTCGAGCCCGCTCGCGGCAGACATCCTGGGCGGTCACATCCACTTCTCGCTCGACGCGCCGACCAATTACCTGCAGCACATCAAGGACGGAAAGATCGCCGGCGTAGCAGTGACGTCTGCCAAGCGGCTTGGGGAGATCCCCGACGTCAAAACGGTCGCTGAGCAAGGCCTGGACGGCTACGACCAGACGCTCTGGTTCGGCGCCGTGGGACCGAAGGGCATGCCCAAGGACATCGTCGACACGATCTACATCACGATCAAGGAATGGGAAGCGACACCAGAGGCGCAGCAGAAGCTGACGGCGATCGGAGTGAGCGCCGTCGCGAACACGCCGGACGAGATGGCCGATGCTATCACCCGCGAAATCGATGCGATCAGACCTCTTGTCGAGGCCGGCCTGGTTCAGCCAAGCTGA
- a CDS encoding 3-keto-5-aminohexanoate cleavage protein: MADPTIISCAVTGNITTPQQTPHLPITPGQIADACLEAARAGAAIVHIHVRHPDGRPSMELAHYREVVERLRAADEDVVINLTTGPGQRFIPSEADPSVAAPGTTLMRPERRVTHVQALRPELCSLDLNTMYSGSSVVINTPASLGVMAELIAEAGVKPELEVFDSGDIQLGNHFIEQGRLPASTLFQIVLGVRYGAIATPETLMYMRSLLPPTAPFSAFGVGRWEFPMLAQSWLLGGHVRVGLEDNIYIEKGVLAPSNAALVTKAVRMVRDLGGRIATPGETREMLSLIRQAPLPA; encoded by the coding sequence TTGGCCGATCCGACCATCATCAGCTGCGCCGTGACCGGCAACATCACGACACCACAGCAGACGCCCCACCTGCCGATCACGCCCGGGCAGATCGCAGACGCCTGTCTCGAGGCGGCGCGCGCCGGCGCCGCGATCGTCCACATTCACGTGCGTCATCCGGATGGCCGGCCGAGCATGGAGTTGGCGCATTATCGCGAGGTGGTGGAACGCCTGCGTGCGGCGGACGAGGATGTGGTGATCAATCTGACGACCGGGCCCGGGCAGCGGTTCATCCCGAGCGAGGCCGATCCGAGCGTCGCCGCCCCGGGGACGACCTTGATGCGGCCCGAGCGGCGCGTGACGCATGTCCAGGCGCTGCGGCCGGAACTGTGCAGCCTGGATCTCAACACGATGTACTCGGGATCCTCCGTCGTCATCAACACGCCCGCGAGCCTCGGCGTCATGGCCGAACTGATCGCCGAGGCGGGGGTGAAGCCGGAGCTGGAGGTGTTCGACAGCGGCGACATCCAACTTGGCAATCATTTCATCGAACAGGGTCGGCTTCCCGCCTCGACGCTGTTCCAGATTGTGCTCGGCGTCCGCTACGGCGCTATCGCGACCCCGGAAACACTGATGTACATGAGGTCGCTTCTGCCGCCGACGGCCCCCTTCAGTGCGTTCGGCGTCGGCCGCTGGGAGTTTCCCATGCTGGCGCAGAGCTGGCTCCTCGGCGGCCATGTGCGCGTCGGCCTGGAGGACAACATCTACATCGAAAAGGGCGTGCTGGCACCGAGCAACGCCGCGCTCGTCACGAAGGCGGTCCGCATGGTCCGCGACCTCGGCGGTCGAATCGCCACGCCCGGCGAGACCCGCGAGATGCTCAGCCTCATCAGGCAGGCACCGCTGCCGGCCTAG
- a CDS encoding tripartite tricarboxylate transporter TctB family protein has translation MKVSQDVALGLFFAAIGIAAGAISLGYPIGSPSRMGPGFFPLIISVLLTTTGAATLLRARRDGSPPIEAVNWRPVVVVPLMIVIFGLAIERLGLPLSVFMLVVCTAAASAMFEVSWKAAAGAAVFSVVCALLFVKLLGLPIPLAGSWLPFSG, from the coding sequence ATGAAAGTCAGTCAGGACGTCGCGCTCGGGCTCTTCTTCGCGGCGATCGGCATCGCTGCCGGCGCCATCTCGCTCGGCTACCCGATCGGCAGCCCAAGCCGCATGGGGCCGGGCTTCTTTCCCCTGATCATCTCGGTCCTGCTAACGACGACTGGCGCGGCGACCCTGCTGCGCGCCCGCCGCGACGGCTCGCCGCCGATCGAGGCGGTCAATTGGCGGCCCGTCGTCGTCGTGCCGCTCATGATCGTCATCTTCGGCCTGGCGATCGAACGGCTCGGACTGCCGCTGTCGGTGTTCATGCTCGTCGTTTGCACGGCTGCGGCCAGCGCCATGTTCGAGGTCAGCTGGAAGGCGGCCGCCGGTGCGGCCGTCTTCTCGGTGGTCTGCGCGCTTCTCTTCGTCAAGCTGCTGGGCCTGCCGATCCCGCTCGCCGGCAGCTGGCTGCCGTTCTCAGGCTGA
- a CDS encoding SDR family NAD(P)-dependent oxidoreductase, which yields MAAIEVPALAVPRTVLVTGGSGGIGRAVSARLADMGSRVAVGYNSRADAAEEVVAGLRGDGHCAIRITIEDPASIAQAKASLEARWGYLDALVNSGGATTPVPAADLDALTDEIFDRAVLLNLRGPFATIRAMRPLLERGENAAIVNISSIAARTGIGSSLAYLAAKGGLDSLTIALAKVLAPKVRVFSVSPAGVDTDFVPNRTRDQLERTAEKVPLRRVTVPDDVARAAVACIVSLTSSTGIVLPVDEGRHL from the coding sequence ATGGCAGCGATCGAAGTGCCCGCGCTCGCGGTGCCGCGCACGGTTCTGGTGACGGGAGGCAGCGGCGGCATCGGCCGCGCCGTCTCCGCGCGCCTGGCGGACATGGGATCCCGCGTGGCGGTCGGTTACAACAGCCGTGCGGATGCCGCCGAGGAGGTCGTCGCCGGTCTGCGCGGGGACGGCCACTGCGCCATCCGCATCACGATCGAGGATCCCGCGTCGATCGCGCAGGCCAAGGCGTCGCTCGAGGCGCGCTGGGGATATCTGGACGCGCTGGTCAATTCGGGTGGCGCGACGACGCCGGTCCCGGCCGCCGATCTCGACGCGCTGACCGACGAGATCTTCGACCGTGCGGTTCTGCTCAACCTGCGCGGCCCCTTCGCGACGATCCGGGCAATGCGCCCGCTGCTCGAACGCGGAGAGAACGCCGCCATCGTCAACATCTCGTCCATCGCGGCGCGCACCGGCATCGGCAGCAGCCTCGCTTACCTTGCCGCGAAGGGCGGGCTCGATTCGCTCACCATCGCGCTTGCCAAGGTGCTGGCGCCAAAAGTCCGGGTGTTCTCCGTCTCGCCGGCCGGCGTCGACACCGACTTCGTGCCCAACCGCACGCGCGACCAGCTCGAACGGACGGCGGAGAAGGTCCCGCTCCGCCGCGTCACCGTGCCGGACGATGTCGCCCGGGCGGCCGTGGCGTGTATCGTCAGTCTGACGAGCTCGACAGGCATCGTCCTTCCGGTTGACGAGGGACGACACCTCTAG
- a CDS encoding NAD(P)H-quinone oxidoreductase, producing the protein MRVVEIARPGGPEVLRIVERDIPQPRAGEVLIRVVAAGVNRPDIQQRRGLYPPPPGTTPIPGLDIAGLVHAVGGGVADLAVGDPVCALANGGGYADYCVVPAVQCMTVPRGLTFIEAASLPEVFFTAWNNIVWLARIGRGDTLLVHGGTSGVGMAAIQIGRQLFDARVLATAGSAQKRAVCLEVGAEAAFDYRDAWDVQIREHLARRGVDIILDGQAGPATQRQLDLLNEDGRLVFIASHQGEFAEINMRQVVRRRLTVTGSTLRPRPAEYKGQLARTLEEQVWPLLENGRIATRIHAAVPFEEVATAHALLDANLQIGKVVLTVDATCADTVPRPRDAE; encoded by the coding sequence ATGCGGGTGGTCGAGATCGCACGGCCCGGAGGACCGGAGGTCCTGCGGATCGTCGAACGTGACATTCCGCAGCCGCGCGCCGGCGAGGTGTTGATACGGGTCGTCGCGGCGGGCGTGAACCGTCCCGACATTCAGCAGCGTCGCGGCCTCTATCCGCCGCCTCCCGGCACGACGCCCATTCCGGGCCTCGACATCGCGGGCCTCGTCCATGCGGTCGGCGGCGGGGTTGCAGATCTTGCGGTGGGTGATCCGGTCTGCGCGCTCGCCAACGGCGGCGGCTACGCGGACTACTGCGTGGTGCCAGCAGTCCAGTGCATGACCGTCCCGCGTGGCTTGACCTTCATCGAAGCGGCATCGCTGCCCGAAGTCTTCTTCACGGCCTGGAACAACATTGTCTGGCTCGCAAGGATCGGCCGCGGCGATACCCTGCTCGTCCATGGCGGCACCAGCGGTGTCGGCATGGCGGCGATCCAGATCGGACGCCAGCTCTTCGATGCAAGGGTCCTGGCGACCGCCGGCAGTGCGCAGAAGCGGGCAGTGTGCCTGGAGGTCGGGGCCGAAGCCGCCTTCGATTATCGGGACGCTTGGGACGTCCAGATCCGCGAACACCTGGCGCGCAGAGGCGTCGACATCATCCTCGACGGGCAGGCCGGGCCGGCTACCCAGCGCCAGCTCGATCTCCTGAACGAGGACGGCCGGCTGGTCTTCATCGCCAGCCACCAGGGCGAGTTCGCCGAGATCAACATGCGCCAGGTCGTGCGCCGACGGCTGACCGTCACCGGCTCGACGCTGCGGCCGAGGCCGGCCGAGTACAAGGGCCAACTCGCCCGGACGCTGGAAGAGCAGGTGTGGCCCCTGCTCGAAAACGGGCGGATCGCGACGCGCATCCACGCGGCGGTGCCGTTCGAGGAGGTCGCTACTGCCCACGCGCTCCTCGACGCCAACCTGCAGATCGGCAAGGTCGTGTTGACCGTCGATGCGACATGCGCCGACACCGTGCCGCGTCCGCGCGACGCCGAGTAG